One part of the Musa acuminata AAA Group cultivar baxijiao chromosome BXJ1-5, Cavendish_Baxijiao_AAA, whole genome shotgun sequence genome encodes these proteins:
- the LOC135674598 gene encoding formin-like protein 1: MPSLFHNRRALHVPFFPLPSAPPPAASPFPKYPFSSASSSSSSSSSSSTSQQQQGFFPSYPAPPATTQPTFPANLSSLIFPSSSSAPPRHAPASQLLPAVLLPLLALAALAAAAAFFIHRRLRPSRGDDARSDSLRLFPPCSAASDRKPPAAPDFLYLGTLVDSRGHYHRPSSSSAASEPAPRSPPLQKAGSPELRPLALLSRQVQQGCENADGGGSPAEEFYSPDGPSSPGNASPPAEAGKRASGSSTLSTGSYPLSNSVSSPSPSSPTIPSPPIGYSPAHSSGRSLKSKSGRDFVVGGVGFQDPLQPPPPPPPPPPLTPSPPKRRPASPSPPFSPTKKESGEKVATLDFSGPKTPPLRFGGFSRNPFAVSPPPPQRQAPVPPPPPPPPPYGYWESRIKKPVDLQPSDLVLPKLGSVKDPSSLEESSKNVVGKSEETPRPKLKPLLWDKVRASSDRAMVWDQLKSSSFQVNEEMIETLFISNATNTAPKEMNRRQVLPSLTQENRVLDPKKSQNIAILLRALNVTKEEVCEALLEGNADSLGNELLETLVKMAPSKEEELKLREYKDDSPVKLGPAEKFLRAVLEIPFAFKRVDAMLYIANFDLEINYLKKSFETLEAACEELRSSRLFLKLLEAVLKTGNRMNVGTNRGDAHAFKLDTLLKLVDIKGTDGKTTLLHFVVQEIIRAEGSRLSGTKHLTAENLNTLQDDLECKKLGLQVVAGLGGELSNVKKAAAMDSDVLCSYVSKLSGGIGKITEVLRLNESLQSNESFQRFNDAINGFLKKAETEIVKLQAQESLALSLVRELTEYFHGDSAKEEAHPFRIFMVVRDFLAILDQVCKEVGRVNDHSFITSTKQQPAPVNRTLPPLFPRLHALRSESSDEES; this comes from the exons ATGCCATCTCTGTTTCACAACCGCAGAGCTCTCCACGTACCTTTCTTCCCTTTGCCTTCCGCCCCTCCTCCTGCGGCTTCTCCGTTCCCAAAGTACCCCTTTTCCtccgcttcctcttcttcgtcttcttcttcttcttcctcgaccTCGCAGCAGCAGCAGGGTTTCTTTCCGTCGTACCCCGCCCCGCCGGCTACGACGCAGCCCACCTTCCCCGCCAACCTCTCCTCCCTCATCTTCCCCAGCTCCAGCTCAGCCCCTCCCCGCCACGCCCCCGCCTCCCAGCTCCTCCCCGCCGTCCTCCTCCCCctgctcgccctcgccgcactcgccgccgccgccgccttcttcatccaccgccgcctccgcccCTCTCGCGGCGATGACGCTCGATCCGACTCCCTCCGCCTCTTTCCCCCGTGCTCCGCCGCCTCAGACCGCAAGCCTCCCGCGGCCCCCGACTTCCTCTACCTCGGCACCCTCGTCGACTCCCGTGGACACTACCAtcgcccctcctcctcctctgcggcTTCCGAACCGGCGCCCCGGTCGCCCCCCCTCCAGAAGGCTGGCTCGCCGGAGCTCCGTCCCCTCGCGCTGCTCTCTCGCCAGGTCCAGCAAGGGTGCGAGAATGCCGACGGCGGTGGGTCGCCGGCGGAGGAGTTTTACTCGCCCGACGGGCCTTCGAGCCCGGGGAACGCGTCTCCGCCGGCCGAGGCGGGGAAACGCGCGTCCGGGAGCTCGACGCTGAGCACGGGGTCGTACCCGCTGTCTAACTCAGTATCATCTCCTTCTCCGTCGTCGCCGACGATTCCGTCACCGCCCATCGGGTACAGCCCTGCGCATTCGAGCGGCAGATCGCTCAAGAGCAAATCCGGGAGGGACTTCGTCGTAGGAGGTGTTGGATTTCAAGAtccgctgcagccaccaccgccaccaccaccaccgcctccgCTGACTCCTTCACCGCCGAAGCGAAGACCCGCTTCACCTTCTCCACCTTTTTCACCTACGAAGAAGGAATCCGGTGAAAAAGTGGCAACTTTGGATTTCTCGGGCCCGAAGACGCCACCGTTGAGATTCGGGGGTTTCTCTCGCAACCCATTCGCTGTTAGTCCTCCACCGCCACAAAGGCAAGCTCCggtaccaccaccacctcctccgccaCCGCCATATGGATATTGGGAGAGTCGCATCAAGAAACCAGTGGATTTGCAGCCGTCGGATCTCGTGCTGCCCAAGCTGGGATCAGTGAAGGATCCCTCATCATTGGAAGAATCCTCAAAGAATGTGGTGGGGAAGAGCGAGGAGACCCCTCGGCCAAAGTTGAAGCCTTTGCTCTGGGACAAGGTCCGGGCGAGCTCAGACCGAGCAATGGTGTGGGATCAGTTGAAATCGAGTTCATTCCA AGTGAACGAGGAGATGATCGAGACTCTGTTCATCAGCAATGCAACAAACACCGCACCGAAGGAGATGAATAGGCGGCAAGTACTTCCATCTCTGACTCAAGAGAATAGAGTCCTCGATCCAAAGAAGTCTCAGAACATTGCCATTCTGCTGCGGGCCTTGAATGTGACTAAGGAGGAAGTATGTGAAGCTCTGTTGGAAG GTAATGCAGATAGCTTGGGAAATGAATTGCTGGAGACCTTAGTAAAGATGGCtcctagcaaagaagaagagctTAAATTGAGAGAATACAAAGATGACTCACCAGTCAAGCTTGGTCCAGCAGAAAAGTTTCTCAGAGCAGTACTTGAAATACCATTCGCATTTAAGAGGGTGGATGCCATGCTTTACATTGCCAATTTTGATTTGGAGATCAATTATCTTAAGAAGTCCTTTGAAACTCTTGAG GCAGCCTGTGAAGAGCTGAGGAGCAGTAGGTTGTTTCTCAAGCTTCTAGAAGCTGTCCTGAAAACTGGGAATCGCATGAATGTTGGAACTAATCGTGGTGATGCGCACGCCTTCAAGCTTGACACACTTCTCAAACTAGTAGACATCAAAGGCACTGATGGCAAGACTACACTTCTTCACTTTGTTGTCCAGGAGATCATAAGAGCAGAAGGCTCTCGCCTTTCTGGCACCAAACATCTGACGGCCGAAAACCTAAATACTCTGCAAGACGACCTCGAGTGCAAGAAGCTcggcctccaagttgttgctggcCTTGGAGGCGAGCTTAGCAATGTGAAGAAAGCAGCTGCAATGGACTCTGATGTCCTCTGCAGCTATGTCTCAAAACTTTCTGGAGGAATTGGTAAGATAACTGAGGTTCTAAGATTGAACGAATCGTTGCAGTCAAATGAGAGCTTTCAGAGGTTCAACGATGCcataaatgggttcctaaagaaggcGGAGACTGAGATCGTAAAACTGCAGGCTCAAGAAAGCTTGGCACTCTCCCTGGTCAGGGAATTAACCGAGTACTTCCATGGGGACTCAGCCAAAGAAGAAGCTCATCCTTTCAGAATTTTCATGGTAGTAAGAGACTTCCTGGCCATTCTTGATCAGGTATGCAAGGAGGTAGGAAGGGTAAACGATCATAGCTTCATTACCTCAACTAAACAGCAACCAGCACCTGTAAACCGAACCCTGCCGCCACTGTTCCCAAGATTACATGCACTGCGATCTGAAAGTTCCGACGAAGAAAGCTGA
- the LOC135675168 gene encoding protein ASYMMETRIC LEAVES 2-like yields MASSSAQLPVSSAASSASPSSTSSPCAACKFLRRKCQPDCVFAPYFPPDQPQKFVHVHRVFGASNVTKLLNELHPYQREDAVNSLAYEADMRLRDPVYGCVGVISILQHQLRQLQMDLSCAKSELSKYRSAAAAAAATAAAGTSSAGFGETIPVTSATGHGFINLNHTGITCLGFGRDQFFPSSARDPNHNLQMMLRNHDADLAARLGANGAYDAGLAAAVNATSAAAIGLFGGHFSKPSAAGGDERPGIGPL; encoded by the coding sequence ATGGCGTCGTCATCGGCCCAGCTGCCGGTCTCATCGGCCGCGTCTTCCGCTTCGCCTTCATCCACGAGCTCACCGTGCGCCGCCTGCAAGTTCCTCCGCCGCAAGTGCCAACCCGACTGCGTCTTCGCCCCTTACTTCCCGCCGGACCAGCCGCAGAAGTTCGTGCACGTGCACCGCGTCTTCGGCGCCAGCAACGTCACGAAGCTCCTCAACGAGCTGCACCCGTACCAGCGCGAGGACGCCGTCAACTCCCTCGCCTACGAGGCCGACATGCGCCTCCGTGACCCCGTCTACGGATGCGTCGGCGTCATCTCCATCCTCCAGCACCAGCTGCGGCAGCTCCAGATGGACCTTTCCTGCGCCAAGTCCGAGCTCTCCAAGTACCggtcagccgcagccgcagccgccgccaccgccgctgcAGGAACTTCCAGTGCCGGTTTTGGCGAGACCATCCCGGTGACTTCCGCCACCGGCCACGGGTTCATCAACCTCAACCACACCGGCATAACCTGCCTCGGGTTCGGACGGGATCAGTTCTTCCCATCCTCCGCGAGGGATCCAAACCACAACCTCCAGATGATGCTGAGGAATCATGACGCAGATCTGGCCGCGAGGTTGGGTGCCAACGGTGCTTATGATGCAGGCCTGGCGGCGGCTGTGAACGCCACCTCCGCGGCAGCAATTGGGCTGTTTGGTGGGCATTTCTCGAAGCCGAGTGCTGCCGGCGGCGACGAGCGGCCGGGCATTGGGCCTCTCTAG